The Helicobacter sp. MIT 21-1697 genome segment AATATCAAGCAAAAGCGGATATATAGAATCAAGATATTTTATGCTCCCATCAAGTCCAAGCTCACCAAAGGCAAACCACTGCACAAGATTCTCTGTTTGTTTTTGTAATGCAAGTGCAATGGGTAAATCAAAATGCCCACCGCTTTTAGGCAAGTCAGATGGAGAGAGATTGATATTAATTTTCATTGGAGGCAAAGTAATGCCATTATTGGCAAGTGCAGATTGCACACGTTGTTTGGATTCTTGAATAGAGCTGTGAGCTAAACCTGTAATGCTAAAATGTGGCAATCCTCTGGTAAAAGTCGCTTCCACTTCAACTATTTTTGCTGCTGTGCCAAAGCTTGTTGCACTTAGGATTGTATTTACCATTGCCAACCCTTAAGCTTGAGATTCTTTTTTAAGTTTTTTGAGTTCTTTTTCAAATTTTTTACGTTTTAAAATAGGGAGTTTATCAACAAACAAAACACCATTGAGATGATCTATCTCGTGTTGAATCGCTACTGCAAGAAATCCTTGAGCTTTGAGAATCTTATCATTGCCATAGCGGTCTTTATAAGCGATTGAGACTTTATCAAATCGTTTGATACTTTCATAAAAATCAGGTACAGATAAGCAGCCCTCTTCCCATTCTATGTTTTCTTCTTGTGTTAAAAAAGTGGGATTAATGATTTCAAGTAAATCCTCTTTATATTGTTGTTTATCCTCTTCACGCGGAATATTAATAATGAGAATCCGCTCCGCTCTTCCTACTTGAATCGCAGCCAAACCCACACCCTTGCTTTCTACAAGTGTCTCATACATATCATCAAGAAAGCTATGCAATTTATCGTCAAAAATCTCCACAGGTGTGGATTTTTTGCGTAGTAGTGCATTAGGATATTTCAAAATCGTCAAAATCGCCAAAGTCATCTCCGGGTATTTCAAAGTCATCATTATTTGCAGAGT includes the following:
- the def gene encoding peptide deformylase, with the protein product MAILTILKYPNALLRKKSTPVEIFDDKLHSFLDDMYETLVESKGVGLAAIQVGRAERILIINIPREEDKQQYKEDLLEIINPTFLTQEENIEWEEGCLSVPDFYESIKRFDKVSIAYKDRYGNDKILKAQGFLAVAIQHEIDHLNGVLFVDKLPILKRKKFEKELKKLKKESQA